Proteins from one Daphnia pulicaria isolate SC F1-1A chromosome 3, SC_F0-13Bv2, whole genome shotgun sequence genomic window:
- the LOC124328490 gene encoding serine/threonine-protein phosphatase 6 regulatory ankyrin repeat subunit A-like, with amino-acid sequence MAKSFKSTRSLTGGDYKQKLYFVPCADNEPKVGHEISEPAIFRFLLNEETMGKFDEADEVEIVKMLDVLKDIDKPSKITQVEAYQSSMRKMTDAVKAYHVFIVFKSTSETADDGIHWWSLEKNSEYIVLQRSRNQNNVINNLEGKQRKKVKPILKELVGKGTIKDLFAILWAHQMIPEKYNILYSNCQFLVTFVGEQITEIGYKFKGYFKYYPPPEKGRDKQMLDLINVITGCSDWSPLFHLIKMGNTDLVDKIVASGKYDINASCNGLTPLHLAIKLKKTKMVKHLLEHPAMNADPTKRDAFGKSALLFAVSKYGTNAEIIDLLLAHDKVKVDDVDEHGRTALHLAADRSNVVAVRKLIEKRANPNIYDKWGQSPLHVAAERRDLNEIIDLLLVHPKVKVDDVNKYGQTALHAAVSASNVMAVEHLINKGANPNAEDKWGESPLLVAAGQRDGIPIIDLLLEAKNVKGLGDVNDANKQGRTALHYAAAYSNEITAEHLIKKGADVNCRANVGLTPLHYAVLGAKDMKIIDLLLQNINEGDIRQYRNDKRLFFFARHNLHGLGNSILDRLVEKGIQPPCTETDHCTGESGLNTRRFVDKGADDTSIDLTGFDGLNFLITRVKKSQEIDEILKDEDFDINGRNQIGETLLLVAILGNNVNAVRRLLERGADPTIRDEESYTLIHEAVFNHTDSGIINLLLESGKVDINETDPIYGVTALHMAVRDSNTATAGFLLSKGANPNIANKYGYTPLHYAASCAKDMDIVELLLNHKDVDVNLMNEDVSSALCYTKYNAHGHGERIANLLKEKGAVERENGLPHRNNDSLEKLLRTFSHTQPDEIENLLSDNTKTMEDKISKFSEENLISVIMNSDVETLCRLLKNGADISRGKYGKYGKNALHLASRYAKTTVVIDAILETGKFDINGVDNRGWTPLHLAILGSNAVKNARHLIGKGADPNIADKNGVTLLHLATIFAETTELIDIFLETGQCNINGVDNDGRTPLYWAIERYAPVTINVRRLIKMGADPGIADKKRVTPLHVAAKNAKSMDLIEVLLNTEAVNVNCVDNQGRTPLACARDNKHGLGESIIDRLKEYGAKE; translated from the coding sequence TTCattgtttttaaatcgacAAGTGAAACAGCAGACGATGGAATCCACTGGTGGTCGTTGGAAAAAAACTCGGAATACATCGTCTTGCAACGATCACGCAACCAAAATAACGTCATAAACAATTTGGAAGGCAAACAGCGAAAAAAAGTTAAGCCCATTTTAAAAGAATTGGTAGGAAAAGGTACGATTAAAGATCTTTTTGCAATTCTTTGGGCCCATCAGATGATTCCAGAAAAGTACAACATCTTGTACTCAAACTGCCAGTTCTTGGTCACTTTCGTCGGCGAACAAATTACCGAAATAGGATACAAATTCAAGGGGTATTTCAAGTACTATCCTCCTCCTGAAAAAGGCCGGGACAAACAAATGTTGGATTTAATCAACGTCATAACAGGTTGTTCTGATTGGTCCCCTTTATTCCATCTCATTAAAATGGGAAATACCGATCTTGTTGATAAAATAGTAGCGAGTGGCAAGTACGACATCAACGCCTCCTGCAATGGACTTACTCCTCTTCACTTAGCCATTAAgttgaagaaaaccaaaatggtcaaacatcttctcgaacatcCAGCAATGAATGCCGATCCCACAAAACGTGACGCATTCGGGAAGAGCGCCCTTCTATTTGCTGTCAGCAAGTACGGAACAAATGCAGAGATCATCGATTTGCTACTGGCACATGACAAAGTCAAGGTGGACGATGTAGACGAACACGGACGAACGGCTCTCCATTTGGCCGCTGATCGATCCAACGTCGTCGCTGTTCGAAAATTAATCGAAAAAAGAGCCAATCCCAATATTTACGACAAATGGGGTCAGTCTCCACTTCATGTGGCAGCTGAGCGAAGAGACCTTAACGAGATCATTGATTTGCTCCTAGTTCACCCAAAAGTCAAAGTTGATGATGTAAACAAATACGGACAAACTGCGCTTCATGCTGCCGTTTCTGCATCCAACGTCATGGCCGTCGAACACTTGATAAACAAAGGAGCCAATCCCAATGCTGAAGACAAATGGGGTGAATCTCCCCTTTTAGTGGCAGCAGGGCAAAGAGATGGTATCCCTATCATTGATCTACTCCTGGAGGCTAAAAATGTCAAAGGATTGGGCGATGTCAACGATGCAAATAAACAAGGGAGGACTGCACTTCATTACGCCGCCGCCTATTCCAATGAAATCACGGCCGAGCATTTAATCAAAAAGGGAGCAGATGTCAATTGTCGAGCCAATGTTGGCCTTACTCCACTTCACTATGCTGTACTTGGTGCAAAAGACATGAAAATCATCGACTTGTTATTGCAGAACATTAACGAAGGAGATATTAGACAGTATAGAAACGATAaaagacttttcttcttcgccaGGCATAACTTGCACGGACTAGGCAATTCAATTCTTGATCGGTTGGTGGAAAAGGGCATACAACCTCCGTGTACTGAAACTGACCATTGTACTGGAGAATCCGGCCTCAATACTCGCCGTTTTGTAGACAAAGGCGCCGATGAtacttcaattgacttgacgGGATTTGATGGACTTAATTTCTTAATAACGCGAGTCAAGAAATCACAGGAAATCGACGAAATTCTGAAAGATGAAGATTTTGATATCAACGGCCGCAATCAAATTGGTGAAACTCTTCTTTTAGTTGCAATACTCGGAAACAACGTGAATGCGGTTAGACGTTTGCTGGAAAGAGGAGCCGATCCCACCATACGAGACGAAGAAAGCTACACTCTGATTCATGAGGCAGTGTTCAACCATACAGATTCCGGTATTATAAATTTACTTCTGGAAAGTGGAAAAGTTGACATCAATGAAACAGACCCTATATATGGAGTGACTGCCCTCCACATGGCAGTCAGGGACTCCAACACAGCTACAGCAGGATTTCTTTTATCAAAAGGAGCCAACCCCAACATCGCTAATAAATATGGATATACGCCACTTCATTATGCGGCCAGTTGTGCAAAAGACATGGACATTGTCGAACTACTCCTCAATCACAAAGATGTCGATGTCAACTTGATGAACGAAGACGTATCTAGTGCGCTATGTTATACAAAGTACAACGCACACGGGCACGGCGAAAGAATTGCCAATCTGTTGAAAGAGAAAGGCGCAGTGGAAAGAGAAAACGGACTGCCCCATAGAAACAATGATTCCTTAGAAAAACTACTGCGTACTTTCAGCCATACACAGCCCGACGAAATTGAAAACCTTTTGAGTGACAATACAAAGACAATGGAGGACAAAATCTCTAAATTTTCGgaggaaaatttgatttcagtAATTATGAATTCGGACGTAGAAACACTTTGTCGACTATTGAAAAATGGAGCAGATATCAGCAGGggaaaatatggaaaatatgGAAAGAATGCGCTTCATTTGGCATCACGTTATGCAAAGACGACTGTGGTCATCGACGCCATTCTGGAAACGGGAAAATTTGACATCAACGGCGTTGACAATCGTGGATGGACACCTCTCCATTTGGCAATTTTGGGATCTAATGCAGTAAAAAATGCTCGTCACCTGATTGGAAAAGGAGCTGATCCCAACATTGCCGACAAGAATGGAGTCACCCTACTTCATTTAGCGACCATATTTGCAGAGACTACAGAACTCATCGACATCTTTCTGGAAACTGGACAATGCAACATCAACGGAGTCGACAACGATGGAAGGACACCTCTCTATTGGGCAATTGAAAGGTACGCCCCTGTTACAATCAATGTTCGTCGTCTAATTAAAATGGGAGCCGACCCAGGCATCGCTGACAAGAAAAGAGTCACACCTCTTCACGTGGCAGCGAAAAATGCAAAATCGATGGACCTCATCGAAGTACTCCTTAACACTGAAGCGGTGAACGTGAATTGTGTCGACAATCAAGGCCGCACTCCTCTCGCTTGTGCTCGAGACAACAAACACGGACTAGGCGAGAGCATTATCGATCGTCTGAAGGAATATGGCGCAAAGGAATag